A stretch of the Teretinema zuelzerae genome encodes the following:
- a CDS encoding HD domain-containing protein, whose product MENSINNIILSMINYNSPDVKRINHALKVFQFSEIIANLEEVTVNELTVIKICGILHDIGIHEAEIKYKSSSGKYQEIEGPKIAEELLVKNKIDISNTQIERIKFIIGNHHSYKKIDGIDFQILVEADFIVNIYEDNIQKREIENVKKNIFKTNTGKYLIDSMYLK is encoded by the coding sequence ATGGAAAATTCGATTAATAACATAATATTATCAATGATAAATTATAATTCACCGGATGTTAAGAGAATTAATCATGCTCTTAAGGTTTTTCAATTTTCTGAAATTATCGCAAATTTAGAAGAAGTAACTGTTAATGAGTTAACCGTTATAAAAATATGTGGAATACTACATGATATTGGTATTCATGAAGCGGAAATTAAATATAAGTCTAGTTCAGGAAAATATCAAGAAATTGAAGGCCCAAAAATAGCTGAAGAGTTATTAGTAAAAAATAAAATTGATATTAGTAATACTCAAATCGAAAGAATTAAATTTATAATTGGTAATCATCATTCATATAAAAAGATAGATGGAATAGATTTTCAAATATTAGTTGAAGCAGATTTCATTGTGAATATTTACGAAGATAATATACAAAAAAGAGAAATCGAAAATGTTAAGAAAAATATATTTAAGACAAATACTGGAAAATATTTGATTGATTCAATGTACTTAAAATAA
- a CDS encoding GNAT family N-acetyltransferase, translated as MDLTLEVIETERLLLVPADLKFANEIFKNFNSETTKYMYPKPANDISETIDFLSNSILEMKKGTNYQVIITKKDTHEFIGCAGLHDLTSEIPELGIWIKKRVFWE; from the coding sequence ATGGATCTTACATTAGAAGTTATTGAGACAGAAAGATTATTATTAGTGCCTGCTGATCTAAAATTTGCTAATGAAATATTTAAAAACTTTAATAGTGAAACCACAAAATATATGTATCCGAAACCTGCAAATGATATTAGTGAAACAATAGATTTTTTGAGCAACTCTATATTAGAAATGAAGAAAGGAACAAATTATCAAGTTATTATAACAAAAAAAGACACTCATGAATTTATTGGATGTGCTGGATTACATGATTTAACAAGTGAAATTCCAGAATTAGGAATATGGATTAAAAAAAGAGTCTTTTGGGAATAA
- a CDS encoding YdeI/OmpD-associated family protein → MNEDVVVLEFENRVKYREWLVINHKKENSIWIEFKKGNKDFTANDALEESICFGWIDGVMKSINDERYRKYFSKRKDVHKWSEKNKQIFKKMVDNNAMTKSGVDVYLPEISNENTQLSIEDKIECLRNVLQTMPEIVRLYNEKPLSKQKQFAGFYCDAKTEETKNKRRNKIIDALQNNYNGMLY, encoded by the coding sequence GAGAATAGGGTTAAATATAGAGAATGGTTGGTAATTAATCACAAAAAAGAAAATAGTATTTGGATAGAGTTTAAAAAGGGTAATAAAGATTTTACTGCAAATGACGCACTAGAGGAATCAATCTGCTTTGGATGGATTGATGGGGTTATGAAGTCAATAAATGATGAAAGATATAGAAAATATTTTTCAAAAAGAAAAGATGTTCATAAATGGTCAGAGAAGAATAAGCAAATATTTAAGAAAATGGTAGATAATAATGCAATGACAAAATCCGGTGTTGATGTTTATTTACCAGAAATTAGCAACGAAAATACTCAATTAAGTATAGAAGATAAAATAGAGTGTTTAAGAAATGTGCTTCAAACAATGCCCGAAATAGTAAGATTATACAATGAAAAACCATTATCAAAACAAAAGCAATTTGCTGGCTTTTATTGTGATGCTAAAACCGAAGAAACAAAAAATAAAAGAAGAAATAAAATAATTGATGCACTCCAAAATAACTATAACGGAATGTTGTATTAA